The DNA region GCCGGGCTTTCCGGTTCACTGGGTCCCTTGCGCCTGACTGGTTCGGTCATAATCATAGACTGGACTCAGACACAGCCCCCAATTCGTTGGTTTGACGGGCGAGGTAATCCGCTAGAGCGACCAAACCGGTTTGGCCGTTGGAAACCGGCAACCCAGCAAGGGTTTGCCGGGCGTCCTCAAGGTATTGCCGCACGATATTTAATGAGGGGCCGAGTGTCTCGTACTTGGCTAAGAGCTTTCCAACACCTTTCATCGAGCCAGCCTGCCAACTGCGCACCAAACCCTCGAGGCGCGCCCGATCTGCGGTATCTGCCCGTTCCCACACCAGCAATACAGGCAAGGTGAGCTTGCCTTTGGCCAAATCCGTCCCCAGGGATTTGCCGGCGGCGGCCTCCGAGCCGAACAAATCGATGCAATCATCATAGACTTGGTAAGCGGTGCCAAAAGCCAACCCAAACCGGCGCAAGGCATCGCGCTGGGCCGCATTTGCCCCGCTCAGAAATGCGCTGAGTTCGCATGAAAGGGCGAACAATTCAGCCGTCTTCATTTCGAGCACCTGGAAATATTTTGTCCGGTTAAACTGGAAATCGCGCCGATGCTGCGTC from Verrucomicrobiia bacterium includes:
- a CDS encoding polyprenyl synthetase family protein; translation: MSASTADTLSAEAVQPWKQIIDPVEPFLEAVNRRLAQQVDAFDPELAPYADYAINGQGKHLRPALVALTANALGKATDAHVTVAVIIEMVHLATLVHDDVMDEAEIRRNRLTLAANWGNEIAVLFGDCLFARALSLAASFPAPDICRAVAMATNTVCSGEILQTQHRRDFQFNRTKYFQVLEMKTAELFALSCELSAFLSGANAAQRDALRRFGLAFGTAYQVYDDCIDLFGSEAAAGKSLGTDLAKGKLTLPVLLVWERADTADRARLEGLVRSWQAGSMKGVGKLLAKYETLGPSLNIVRQYLEDARQTLAGLPVSNGQTGLVALADYLARQTNELGAVSESSL